From Marinobacter alexandrii, one genomic window encodes:
- a CDS encoding LytTR family DNA-binding domain-containing protein, which yields MKILIVEDESRIAKRIERMTRDILGYALQSLTHINTLNEALAFIENNSLDLVLLDLNLNGEDGFDLLTTAVSESFHTIVISAYKDQAIAAFEYGVLDFVPKPFNRDRLEQAFNRAIAKEKTGNDQLKVLAIKKRSRIQLIPIENLLYVKGAGAYTELFLADGKKELHDKSLEKLEQLLSHSFERIHKSYLVKMSEIREIIVASGSKYMAELKNGVSIPVGRTKYKDLKEKWV from the coding sequence ATGAAGATTTTAATCGTAGAAGATGAATCAAGAATTGCTAAACGGATTGAGCGAATGACGCGTGATATTCTGGGCTATGCACTGCAGTCGCTGACCCATATTAACACGCTTAATGAGGCATTAGCATTCATTGAAAACAACTCATTGGATCTCGTTCTCCTGGATTTAAATCTTAACGGGGAAGATGGTTTTGACCTGCTCACTACAGCGGTTTCCGAATCGTTTCACACCATTGTTATTTCTGCCTACAAAGACCAGGCAATTGCTGCTTTTGAATATGGGGTTTTGGATTTTGTACCCAAACCTTTCAACAGAGATCGTCTCGAGCAGGCTTTTAATCGGGCCATTGCAAAAGAGAAAACAGGAAACGACCAGCTTAAGGTTCTGGCAATCAAGAAAAGAAGCAGAATACAGCTAATCCCTATTGAAAATTTGCTTTATGTAAAAGGTGCCGGCGCGTATACTGAACTCTTCCTGGCAGATGGAAAAAAGGAACTGCATGATAAATCACTGGAAAAGTTGGAACAGCTTCTGTCTCATTCTTTTGAGCGTATCCACAAATCGTACTTAGTGAAGATGTCTGAGATCAGGGAAATTATTGTAGCATCCGGAAGCAAATACATGGCCGAGCTTAAAAACGGAGTGTCCATTCCCGTAGGAAGAACTAAATATAAAGATCTAAAGGAGAAGTGGGTTTAA